The Desulfovibrio desulfuricans DNA window GGCGCAATCAATGCACTGTCACAATGATTGACCATATGCTCCTGCACAATGTTCACAATGATTGGAGCACGCAGCTCTTGTGCTGCGTTGATAACGGCACGCGCCGTTTCAATATTAAAGCAATTGATGGCCATAACGGCATAGTTGCCTTCATTGGCACGTTGCAACATGCCTTTCATAGATACGTACATAGAACCCCTTTCTGTTGAATGTCACGATTGGCACTGGTTAAGCGTAGGTCGTTTGTTTGAGAGGGCAG harbors:
- a CDS encoding class II fructose-bisphosphate aldolase; amino-acid sequence: MYVSMKGMLQRANEGNYAVMAINCFNIETARAVINAAQELRAPIIVNIVQEHMVNHCDSALIAP